The Anopheles coluzzii chromosome 2, AcolN3, whole genome shotgun sequence genome window below encodes:
- the LOC120954043 gene encoding phosphatidylinositol 4-kinase beta isoform X2: MDSNFFRVVPVHHRSMGILLPPVSQVTNNRINMTQHHRNRSLDSALQRIPEVEVSSPSAESENTLHCTNGILTGTMCSKIIQSSSTNPTNTPSNSGRGISSMSLTAGSGKSGSNGSEADADTVVTTAAASATNSTTHHHQPSRQQMSRKMDLLEQGATLRTLKGSHSNDAETIVNSIVKDSDSKKREDLTSLGSDDSGIICGSEPDHTSLTRIRRSRESLDSGEIDPSEEECIEILETTSMEEEYRMLQSDLCFYPTAMDRTAKEDGSDSDSRPLDNCIEQPPAHQSTLTSANNTGPLSDKVRYRQQNMTRAAIMLEKLFVPINYEDGENAAAVDGDGGSSLGNEEDEMLSHPDAATPIVSEGKSLTTPTNAVTPTGPSFSQQQQQQSAASTNVPSTAAVSPSDTSKPATSDPPKADQKNEVMFRNFFGATKNAIFRTAQSIIDNHEKKHAKQREKQAATTSATTPDDAGVTPAVGGAAPGGTTASSTSTVKSPTELLRKREFGSMFARSSNSSKHHHHNQQQPASSSSAVTPTATTTTASASMEFDTTSSSTESGSSQLNIPKASLSKSSSTASLKVVPGVAVAAVPSTCSTTASSSSSSVAPFSSSGPRDESQIRTERTGQSGLLRFFESPVFNIHFAVHYLFYSKEPGVLSFIGNKIFSFPHIEVDLYIPQLIVMYMQIEELSEVLDPYLVYRCRQSVDFSLKCVWLLEAYNFNTEMLSGAGNSIRKHLSLLRELYPKRERVKLAAAAANNAPIITTTGSELLATGNDPTLQAHPALSAVRKTHHRSQSDATGMMGLLAQHHHHHHHAHHAAPLPGGVPGPSSRTPVCLGDLSTGRAFDNGCVCFESVRGTVNDLLGQQTVCSCGAPKLAPEKEFMKALIDIGKMLTCLQTKIEKTSRLRILLNLINKNLPARVWLPLHSETPHHVVRITEEKTAVLNSKDKTPYIIYVEVVEVQDIYTSPVIPKMMPTLRHTKSEERLDSSISASALNGDEAGSNPSKTEQTTACQQTGDETAAAAAAPLPAAAAASLAASRSRHSKLSECSVDNGGNGGNGGGSMMELGLTEDDVWSQEDDEITAQYLSLTKMSSDRDAISQFSVDSYDSRDHHTPALFNIGEVKKRHCANLNSENAKPFSNDPSDPSAAALKEPWHEKEKQIRNSSPYGHLQSWRLLSAIVKCGDDLRQELMATQLLQMFKLIWEEEKVGLWVQPYRIVCLSNDSGLIETIVNTVSLHQIKKNSNKSLKDYFIDEFGDVETVAFRRAQRNFMHSCAAYCLISYLLQVKDRHNGNILLHSDGHLIHIDFGFILSISPKNLGFEQSPFKLTPEFVDVMGGPESELYCEFKYLLLDGLKAARKHMDRIINIVEIMRSSSQLPCFKNGCSGTVRNLRNRFHMNLTEQELERKVEQLIQDSLNSLSTKLYDGYQYITNGIL, from the exons ATCAATGGGAATTCTCTTACCTCCAGTGTCGCAGGTGACCAACAATCGCATCAACATGACCCAACATCACCGAAATCGAAGTTTAGATAGTGCACTGCAACGAATACCGGAG GTGGAAGTGTCCTCACCGAGCGCAGAGTCAGAAaacacactgcactgcacGAACGGCATACTGACCGGTACGATGTGCAGCAAAATCATCCAATCCTCGTCCACCAATCCGACCAACACGCCGAGCAACAGTGGCCGTGGCATTAGCTCAATGTCCCTTACCGCCGGCTCGGGCAAAAGTGGTTCCAACGGCAGCGAAGCGGATGCCGACACGGTTGTTACAACAGCAGCTGCCTCAGCAACAAACAGTACgacgcatcatcatcagcccAGTCGGCAACAGATGAGCAGAAAGATGGATCTTCTAGAGCAAG GTGCCACATTGAGGACACTGAAGGGTAGTCATTCCAATGATGCTGAAACGATCGTAAACTCGATCGTAAAGGACAGTGACAGCAAAAAGCGCGAAGATCTAACGAGTCTCGGATCGGATGACTCTG GCATCATTTGTGGTTCGGAGCCTGATCACACCTCGTTGACGCGGATCCGGCGATCACGCGAGAGCCTAGACTCGGGCGAGATCGATCCATCGGAGGAAGAGTGCATCGAAATATTGGAGACCACGTCCATGGAGGAAGAGTATCGGATGCTTCAATCCGACCTGTGCTTCTATCCTACGGCCATGGACCgaacggcgaaagaagacggAAGCGACTCGGACTCGAGACCGCTTGACAACTGCATCGAGCAGCCGCCGGCGCATCAGTCTACCCTAACGTCCGCGAACAACACCGGTCCGCTGAGCGACAAAGTGCGCTACCGGCAACAAAACATGACCCGTGCCGCCATCATGCTCGAGAAGCTGTTCGTTCCGATCAACTACGAGGACGGAGAGAATGCAGCAGCGGTTGATGGCGACGGCGGCAGTAGTCTCGGCAACGAGGAAGACGAAATGCTTTCTCATCCAGATGCCGCGACACCGATCGTTTCGGAGGGCAAAAGTCTGACGACGCCTACGAACGCCGTGACACCGACGGGTCCATCCttctcgcagcagcagcagcagcagtctgcTGCTTCCACCAACGTGCCAAGTACGGCGGCGGTCAGTCCGAGCGACACATCCAAGCCCGCCACCAGCGATCCACCCAAGGCGGACCAGAAGAACGAGGTAATGTTTCGCAATTTTTTCGGCGCAACCAAGAACGCCATCTTCCGGACGGCGCAAAGCATCATCGATAATCACGAGAAGAAGCATGCGAAGCAGCGAGAAAAGCAGGCAGCAACGACGAGCGCCACGACCCCGGACGATGCTGGTGTGACGCCGGCCGTGGGTGGAGCAGCACCCGGTGGGACTACGGCATCGTCGACCAGTACGGTGAAATCCCCAACGGAGCTGCTAAGAAAGCGAGAGTTTGGCAGCATGTTTGcgagaagcagcaacagcagtaaacatcatcatcacaaccagcagcagccagcaagCAGTAGTAGTGCCGTCACACCGACCGCAACCACGACGACAGCCTCAGCGTCGATGGAATTCGACACGACGTCCTCCTCGACGGAGAGCGGCAGCAGTCAGCTGAACATTCCCAAGGCGTCACTTTCGAAATCGTCCTCGACTGCTTCGCTGAAGGTGGTGCCGGGTGTGGCGGTGGCCGCAGTTCCTTCGACCTGTAGCACCACCGcttcgtcgtcctcctcctccgtgGCACCATTCTCCAGCAGTGGACCACGCGACGAGTCGCAGATCCGCACCGAACGAACGGGACAGAGTGGACTGTTGCGCTTCTTCGAGTCGCCCGTCTTCAACATACACTTTGCCGTGCACTACCTGTTCTACTCGAAGGAGCCGGGTGTGCTGAGCTTCATCGGCAACAAGATCTTCAGCTTCCCGCACATCGAGGTGGACCTGTACATCCCGCAGCTGATCGTGATGTACATGCAGATCGAGGAGCTGTCCGAGGTGCTCGACCCCTACCTGGTGTACCGGTGTCGGCAGTCGGTGGACTTTTCGCTCAAGTGCGTGTGGCTGCTGGAGGCGTACAACTTCAACACGGAGATGCTGAGTGGCGCTGGGAACAGTATCCGCAAGCATCTGAGCTTGCTGCGCGAGCTCTACCCCAAGCGGGAGCGAGTGAAGCTAGCAGCGGCTGCGGCCAACAATGCACCCATCATCACCACAACCGGCAGTGAACTGCTGGCGACCGGGAACGATCCAACGCTGCAGGCACATCCAGCACTGTCCGCCGTGCGTAAGACGCACCATCGTTCACAGTCCGATGCTACGGGTATGATGGGACTGCTGGCacaacatcaccaccaccatcaccacgcTCATCATGCCGCGCCACTACCCGGTGGAGTGCCCGGACCGAGCAGCAGAACACCGGTGTGTCTCGGTGATCTGAGCACGGGCCGTGCATTCGACAATGGATGCGTGTGCTTCGAGTCCGTCCGCGGCACGGTGAACGATCTGCTCGGCCAGCAGACGGTGTGTTCCTGCGGTGCACCCAAGCTAGCGCCCGAGAAAGAGTTCATGAAGGCGCTGATCGACATCGGCAAGATGCTCACCTGTCTGCAGACCAAGATCGAGAAGACCTCCCGGCTGCGCATTCTGCTCAATCTGATCAACAAGAATCTGCCGGCCCGCGTGTGGCTGCCGCTGCACTCCGAAACGCCTCATCACGTGGTGCGCATTACCGAGGAGAAGACGGCCGTCCTCAACTCGAAGGACAAGACGCCGTACATTATCTACGTTGAGGTGGTCGAGGTGCAGGACATCTACACCTCGCCCGTCATCCCGAAGATGATGCCGACGCTGCGGCATACCAAGAGCGAGGAACGGCTTGACAGCAGCATCAGCGCCAGCGCACTGAACGGCGACGAAGCTGGCAGCAACCCCAGTAAGACTGAACAGACCACGGCCTGCCAACAAACGGGCGAtgagactgctgctgctgctgctgctccactaCCGGCTGCAGCTGCCGCTTCGCTAGCGGCGTCACGAAGCAGGCACAGCAAACTGTCCGAGTGCTCGGTGGACAATGGCGGTAACGGTGGCAACGGCGGTGGCAGCATGATGGAGCTTGGCCTAACCGAGGACGACGTGTGGTCGCAGGAGGACGACGAAATCACGGCCCAGTATCTGAGTCTCACGAAGATGTCCAGCGACCGGGATGCGATATCGCAGTTCTCTGTCGATTCCTACGACTCGCGCGACCATC ATACTCCGGCCCTGTTTAACATCGGCGAGGTGAAGAAGCGTCATTGTGCCAACCTTAACTCGGAGAATGCGAAACCCTTCAGCAATGATCCGTCGGATCCATCCGCTGCGGCGCTTAAA GAACCGTGGCACGAGAAGGAGAAACAGATCCGAAACTCATCACCGTACGGACATCTGCAGAGCTGGAGGCTGCTCTCTGCGATCGTTAAATGTGGCGATGATCTACGGCAGGAGCTGATGGCCACGCAGCTACTACAG ATGTTCAAGCTGATCTGGGAGGAGGAAAAGGTTGGCCTCTGGGTGCAACCGTACCGGATCGTCTGTCTGTCGAACGATTCTGGGCTGATCGAGACGATCGTCAACACCGTTTCGCTGCACCAGATCAAGAAGAACTCGAACAAAAGCCTGAAGGACTACTTCATCGATGAGTTTGGCGACGTGGAGACGGTCGCGTTCCGTCGGGCGCAGCGTAACTTTATGCATTCCTGCGCTGCCTACTGTCTTATCTCCTATCTGCTGCAGGTGAAGGATCG ACACAACGGTAACATCCTACTGCATTCCGATGGACATCTGATCCATATCGATTTTGGGTTCATCTTGAGCATATCGCCGAAAAATTTAG GCTTTGAACAGTCACCGTTCAAACTGACGCCCGAGTTTGTAGATGTGATGGGTGGCCCCGAGTCGGAGCTGTACTGTGAGTTCAAGTATCTGCTGCTCGATGGACTGAAAGCGGCCCGCAAACACATGGACCGCATCATAAATATTGTGGAAATTATGCGAAGCA GTTCCCAGCTGCCCTGCTTCAAGAATGGCTGCTCCGGCACGGTTCGCAATCTGCGCAATCGCTTCCACATGAACCTGACCGAGCAGGAGCTAGAGCGAAAGGTGGAGCAGCTGATCCAGGACTCGCTCAACTCGCTCTCGACCAAGCTGTACGATGGCTACCAGTACATCACGAACGGTATCTTGTGA
- the LOC120954047 gene encoding transcription factor grauzone-like, with amino-acid sequence MSGETDACAMEDSTRKCTACFSFSESEYLNIFAEENVGKDIATVIAMHLWFEVTPTDECQWICRTCWTSLDSFHSFYVSIEQRHERHTDKLRVDSIVDSEQAASPSPASPTYNTEFLEIKGEPLDGDDELEDLEDEEEEEFDLTEDGDGSCGGSDKMLPSEEIKSESDSDGEGGSVSSRADEGRKRQRPSRSRNASRAPKRDAEEQLAKRKAGGRFPADPEEDKNILQFYKRIVCEVCDNKRMMVGEPLIEYATWGELLRHTKELHGHYKIFVQCPVCEMKLRTKVTLVQHMDMHQNPDKYRCEVCGEVFQNMKEHMQNKHEERQFSCDQCGSKFPFKKRLVVHMKKMHGEKDVTCEQCGKSFTKYTIEDHRRSVHMDRFVCEHCPKTFKIRFRLHKHMQEHDKSLRISTSVPCPTCGQVMGDKYILRQHIKHMHVEQQAVDCETCGKTFKNHRNLKIHLTNVCMKPVQLHPCAICGKQFRHKNKLKDHMASCTPN; translated from the exons ATGTCTGGTGAAACGGATGCGTGTGCGATGGAGGACAGCACGCGCAAGTGTACAGCGTGTTTCTCCTTCAGCGAGTCAGAATATTTGAACATCTTTGCCGAGGAAAATGTGGGGAAGGACATTGCCACCGTCATTGCCATGCACCTTTGGTTTGAG GTCACTCCCACGGACGAATGCCAATGGATTTGCCGGACATGTTGGACAAGCTTGGACTCGTTTCACAGCTTCTACGTCAGCATTGAGCAGCGGCACGAACGGCACACGGACAAGCTGCGTGTGGACAGTATCGTCGACAGTGAGCAAGCTGCGAGCCCGTCCCCTGCCAGTCCGACGTACAATACGGAGTTTCTGGAGATAAAGGGCGAACCGCTGGACGGCGACGACGAACTGGAGGACCtagaggacgaggaggaggaggagtttGATCTGACGGAAGATGGCGACGGTAGTTGCGGAGGAAGTGACAAAATGCTACCGAGCGAAGAGATTAAGAGCGAAAGTGATTCGGATGGAGAAGGAGGAAGCGTATCGTCCCGTGCGGATGAGGGCAGGAAAAGGCAAAGACCGTCCCGATCCCGCAATGCATCCCGCGCTCCCAAGCGCGATGCCGAAGAGCAGCTGGCGAAACGGAAGGCCGGCGGTCGGTTTCCTGCCGATCCGGAGGAGGACAAGAACATCCTGCAGTTCTACAAGCGCATCGTGTGCGAGGTGTGCGACAACAAGCGGATGATGGTGGGCGAGCCGCTGATAGAGTACGCGACCTGGGGCGAGCTGCTGCGGCACACGAAGGAACTGCACGGCCATTACAAAATCTTCGTCCAGTGTCCGGTGTGCGAGATGAAGCTGCGCACGAAGGTGACGCTGGTGCAGCACATGGACATGCACCAGAACCCGGACAAGTATCGGTGCGAGGTGTGCGGCGAGGTGTTCCAGAACATGAAGGAGCACATGCAGAACAAGCACGAGGAGCGACAGTTTAGCTGCGATCAGTGCGGCAGCAAGTTCCCGTTCAAGAAGCGGCTCGTGGTGCACATGAAGAAAATGCACGGCGAAAAGGATGTCACGTGCGAGCAGTGCGGAAAATC CTTCACAAAGTACACGATCGAAGATCATCGGCGTTCGGTGCACATGGaccggtttgtgtgtgagcatTGTCCGAAAACGTTCAAAATTCGGTTCCGCTTGCACAAGCACATGCAGGAGCACGATAAAAGCCTGCGCATCTCGACCTCCGTGCCGTGTCCGACCTGCGGGCAGGTGATGGGCGACAAGTACATCCTCCGCCAGCACATCAAGCATATGCACGTCGAGCAGCAGGCGGTGGATTGTGAGACGTGCGGGAAAACGTTTAAAAACCATCGCAACCTCAAGATACACCTCACGAACGTGTGCATGAAGCCGGTGCAGCTGCATCCGTGCGCAATCTGTGGCAAGCAGTTTCGGCACAAGAACAAGCTGAAGGACCATATGGCGTCCTGCACGCCGAATTGA
- the LOC125906694 gene encoding zinc finger protein 567-like: MASVTRCEICFSTADSDRKAIFAEENSHIVGIVAKHLGFEITPTVENASMCSKCWSALQEFHKYYCEIEAVRQQHEHELLAIGDKQQEEVTVVCDSLEPSYRTEFFEVKVEPFEQTDVFEQENSNGSDEKPLHCAFVKCEEPPIDLDPTAQSSDEDSAVPQGSRSDSSSPDRRKPKRERNPKRPPTSDTETKQSKVAAQKEEDESLHNFYKRIVCEVCDIQRMLVGEPQIDFGTWRALLRHTKEVHKHDKVYVKCPVCEMKMRTKQTLLQHMDWHENPEKYRCEVCGEKHQNMKEHIQNKHQERQFCCDVCGKKFPFKKRLTVHMKKMHVEKDIICDQCQKPFTKYTIEDHKRSVHSARFVCEHCPKTFNSRFRLLQHMEEHDESLRNSTSVPCTICGQVMRDKYILTRHIKLMHTVQPAVSCETCGKTFKCKRNLSVHMTNVCMEPTRLYPCTICGKEFRRKNKLKEHMSTHTGKPLYMCSFCPETFRQDTHLYHHRKNAHYERWLEMQQQRKEGVRFKLNELP, from the exons ATGGCCTCGGTCACAAGATGCGAGATTTGCTTCTCCACAGCGGACAGCGATCGAAAGGCAATTTTCGCAGAGGAAAACAGCCATATTGTTGGGATCGTAGCGAAACATTTGGGGTTTGAG ATTACACCGACAGTGGAAAATGCCTCGATGTGCAGCAAATGCTGGAGTGCGTTGCAAGAATTTCACAAATATTACTGTGAAATAGAGGCAGTCAGGCAGCAGCATGAGCATGAGCTACTGGCAATTGGCGACAAACAGCAGGAAGAGGTCACTGTCGTTTGCGACAGCTTAGAGCCGAGCTATAGGACTGAATTTTTCGAGGTGAAGGTAGAACCATTCGAACAGACGGACGTGTTTGAGCAGGAAAATTCCAACGGTTCCGATGAGAAGCCGCTGCACTGTGCGTTCGTAAAATGTGAAGAACCACCGATCGATCTCGATCCGACTGCCCAATCGTCGGATGAGGACTCTGCAGTGCCGCAGGGCAGCAGGTCAGACTCGTCCTCACCGGATAGGAGGAAGCCGAAGCGGGAGAGGAACCCAAAACGGCCTCCAACAAGCGACACTGAGACGAAGCAAAGTAAAGTGGCCGCCcagaaggaggaggatgaaAGTTTGCACAACTTCTACAAACGGATCGTGTGCGAGGTGTGCGACATTCAGCGCATGCTGGTGGGTGAACCGCAGATCGACTTCGGCACCTGGCGAGCGCTGCTGCGCCACACGAAGGAGGTGCACAAGCACGACAAGGTGTACGTAAAGTGTCCGGTGTGCGAGATGAAGATGCGCACGAAGCAAACGCTACTGCAGCACATGGATTGGCACGAAAATCCGGAAAAGTATCGGTGCGAGGTGTGCGGCGAGAAGCACCAGAACATGAAGGAGCACATCCAGAACAAGCACCAGGAGCGGCAGTTTTGTTGTGACGTTTGTGGGAAAAAGTTCCCGTTCAAGAAGAGACTTACCGTGCATATGAAAAAGATGCACGTGGAGAAGGACATCATTTGTGATCAGTGTCAGAAGCC CTTCACAAAGTACACGATAGAAGATCACAAACGGTCCGTCCATTCGGCGCGGTTTGTCTGTGAACACTGTCCGAAAACGTTCAACAGTCGCTTCCGGTTGCTGCAGCACATGGAGGAGCACGATGAAAGCTTGCGCAACTCCACCTCCGTACCGTGCACGATCTGCGGTCAGGTGATGCGCGACAAGTACATCCTGACCAGACACATCAAGCTGATGCACACGGTCCAGCCGGCGGTCAGCTGCGAAACGTGTGGGAAAACGTTCAAATGCAAGCGCAACCTGTCGGTGCACATGACGAACGTGTGCATGGAACCGACCCGCCTCTACCCGTGCACCATCTGTGGGAAGGAGTTTCGGCGCAAGAACAAGCTGAAGGAGCACATGTCGACGCACACGGGTAAACCGTTGTACATGTGCTCCTTCTGTCCGGAAACATTCCGCCAGGATACGCATCTGTACCACCATCGGAAGAATGCGCACTACGAGCGATGGTTggagatgcagcagcaacgcAAGGAGGGTGTACGCTTCAAATTGAATGAACTGCCGTAG
- the LOC120961483 gene encoding zinc finger protein 121-like: protein MATVCEVCYSTKGTEYLDIHDSEPVILPIISKHLPCVMLDGIEHPQICVDCWSTLESFERFYLSVEELHQPQPDSSDEDERDEIVTVHEADCNDTVELEVSEVAYETEQLDNAASEPIHATDTQMHSTESSPEDEAEEREIIDFYGPLICTICETDRIEVQYKSFALLKRHQRKVHRISRPSLTCPLCTRRLYFRSRLLQHIAMHRNPDTFRCSICGEVHQDLAFHRKVQHHTKRLECPKCGKRFSVRNRLMVHLKIAHAPKDSECGVCHKLYSKYFIKTHMRAMHGGSEYVCELCDRTYRTVAMLNKHKAQHAEEPTERSIEQQQQRQRYIRRNHTSCESFKCERCGKSFRSKATLNSHVERTCPSTQHVCSTCGKPFKTIGKLNEHAASHKDRVVYMCQLCLDNFASKSQLFSHQQMVHELKLD from the exons ATGGCTACGGTGTGTGAGGTTTGTTATTCTACCAAAGGCACGGAATATTTAGATATTCATGATAGCGAGCCGGTAATACTGCCCATCATTTCGAAACATCTGCCCTGTGTG ATGTTGGACGGTATCGAGCATCCACAGATATGTGTGGACTGTTGGAGTACTTTGGAAAGCTTCGAGCGATTTTACCTCTCTGTAGAAGAGCTGCATCAACCCCAACCGGACAGTTCCGATGAGGACGAGCGTGATGAAATCGTCACCGTGCATGAAGCAGATTGCAACGACACAGTTGAGCTGGAAGTATCGGAAGTAGCGTATGAAACGGAGCAGCTCGATAATGCGGCAAGTGAACCGATACATGCAACCGACACCCAAATGCACAGTACAGAAAGTTCCCCGGAAGATGAGGCAGAAGAGCGTGAGATAATTGATTTCTATGGCCCTTTGATTTGTACGATCTGCGAAACGGATCGTATCGAGGTGCAGTACAAAAGCTTCGCCCTTCTGAAACGACATCAGCGGAAGGTTCATCGCATCAGCCGACCCAGTCTAACGTGTCCACTGTGCACCAGGCGGTTGTACTTCCGCTCTCGACTGCTGCAGCACATCGCCATGCACCGTAATCCGGATACGTTTCGTTGTTCCATCTGCGGGGAGGTTCATCAGGATCTGGCGTTTCATCGCAAGGTGCAACATCATACCAAGCGCCTGGAGTGTCCGAAATGTGGCAAACGCTTCTCGGTGCGCAATCGGTTGATGGTACATTTGAAGATTGCACACGCACCGAAGGACTCTGAGTGCGGTGTGTGCCACAAGTT GTATAGTAAATATTTCATCAAAACCCATATGCGTGCAATGCACGGTGGATCGGAGTATGTGTGCGAATTGTGCGACAGGACTTATCGCACGGTAGCGATGCTAAACAAGCACAAGGCGCAGCACGCTGAAGAGCCAACAGAAAGATccatcgagcagcagcagcagcggcagcgttATATACGAAGGAATCATACCTCATGTGAATCATTTAAATGTGAACGATGTGGAAAATCATTCCGCAGCAAAGCAACATTAAACTCCCACGTGGAGCGAACGTGTCCCAGCACCCAGCACGTGTGTTCGACGTGCGGTAAGCCCTTTAAAACAATTGGCAAACTAAACGAACATGCGGCTAGCCATAAGGACCGGGTGGTGTACATGTGTCAGCTTTGTTTGGACAATTTTGCCAGCAAATCGCAACTCTTTTCCCATCAACAAATGGTACACGAGTTGAAACTCGATTGA
- the LOC120954046 gene encoding zinc finger protein 184-like — protein sequence MASVKVENSSRIVANSPRDHPRCDVCLRWESVCFGRSDPIFTGKDVLAMVTQYLDMNITLTLVCERCWSRLKEFDEFYRMVSEQHTSKADLRPPDRKEADPVEQRVEGVVYGMEFVDIKYEPLGEDANVTIKEEEEEEEAEEHEREPLPDSDDCDKLLPSQSMELEDEEPLADDDTNSLSSDDSDDSSVPDRVKRGGKASAIGKKEPKVDKEILEFYQRLVCEICDAERMLAGEPSIEYSNLRELNKHMRKVHEQVGATRIKCPMCDKKFRYRAKLLEHRDMHQNPDRFRCVVCEEVHQNMAEHMKNKHQERTYCCEECGKRFPFKARLTAHVKKMHTSKDVVCDQCQKSFSRYTIEDHKRAVHESRYICEHCPRTFKSRLALTQHMEEHVEGLRKTVSATCEKCGVVLRDKYTLQTHIKRMHTEHPPASCGTCGKVFKSKHNLNAHLANVCTERSFPCPICAKQFKKKIKLTEHMTTHTKSVLYQCPYCPKTFSFETQLYTHRKQAHYEQWLEMQRKRKEGVRFKVNRITDMPST from the exons ATGGCGTCAGTGAAGGTGGAAAATAGCTCCAGGATCGTTGCCAACTCTCCACGGGATCATCCACGGTGCGATGTGTGTCTGCGCTGGGAAAGTGTTTGCTTCGGCAGATCGGATCCCATCTTCACCGGGAAAGATGTGTTGGCCATGGTAACACAGTATCTCGACATGAACATCACCCTAACACTCGTCTGCGAACGCTGCTGGAGTAGATTGAAGGAGTTCGATGAGTTCTACCGGATGGTCAGCGAGCAGCACACTAGCAAAGCGGATCTGCGGCCCCCAGACCGGAAGGAAGCTGACCCGGTCGAACAGCGCGTGGAGGGAGTCGTTTATGGAATGGAATTTGTCGACATAAAGTACGAACCACTGGGTGAAGATGCGAATGTAACGAtaaaagaggaagaggaggaggaggaagcggAGGAGCATGAGAGAGAACCACTTCCGGACAGTGACGACTGTGACAAACTGTTGCCCAGCCAGTCGATGGAGTTGGAGGATGAGGAACCTCTGGCGGATGACGATACGAACTCGTTGTCTTCCGACGATAGTGACGATTCCTCGGTGCCGGATCGGGTGAAGCGCGGCGGCAAAGCATCGGCCATAGGCAAGAAAGAGCCCAAGGTGGATAAGGAGATACTGGAGTTTTACCAGCGGCTGGTGTGCGAGATTTGTGATGCGGAGCGGATGCTGGCCGGCGAACCGTCGATCGAGTACAGCAATCTGAGGGAGCTGAACAAGCACATGCGAAAGGTGCACGAGCAGGTCGGCGCTACGCGCATCAAGTGTCCGATGTGCGACAAAAAGTTCCGCTATCGGGCGAAGCTGCTCGAGCATCGGGACATGCATCAGAACCCGGACCGGTTCCGGTGCGTGGTGTGCGAGGAGGTGCACCAGAACATGGCGGAGCACATGAAGAACAAGCACCAGGAGCGCACTTACTGCTGCGAGGAGTGTGGCAAGCGGTTCCCGTTCAAGGCTCGGCTTACGGCGCACGTGAAGAAAATGCACACCTCGAAGGATGTCGTCTGTGACCAGTGTCAGAAAAG CTTCAGCAGATACACGATCGAGGACCACAAGCGGGCAGTTCACGAATCGCGCTACATCTGCGAACACTGTCCGCGCACGTTCAAGTCGCGTCTTGCCCTCACGCAACACATGGAGGAACACGTGGAGGGATTGCGGAAGACGGTTTCCGCCACCTGCGAAAAGTGTGGCGTAGTGCTGCGGGACAAGTACACGCTGCAGACGCACATCAAGCGCATGCACACGGAACATCCGCCCGCCAGCTGCGGCACATGCGGGAAGGTGTTCAAGTCGAAGCACAATCTCAACGCGCACCTGGCCAACGTGTGCACGGAGCGTTCGTTCCCGTGCCCGATCTGTGCGAAGCAGTTTAAGAAGAAGATTAAACTGACCGAACACATGACGACGCACACGAAGAGTGTGCTGTACCAGTGTCCGTACTGTCCGAAGACGTTCAGCTTCGAGACGCAGCTGTACACGCACCGGAAGCAGGCGCACTACGAGCAGTGGCTGGAGATGCAGCGGAAGCGCAAGGAGGGTGTACGGTTTAAGGTTAACCGCATCACGGATATGCCCTCTACCTGA